TACTATTTTGGGGAATTCTTCAATGATATTTATTGTATTGCTAACTCTCAACCAATCCGGATCAAAGTATTCCACATTAGTCAAGGGTATCTGTTTCAATAACTCCCCGGTATCTACTCCACTGTTAACAAGGTGAATGGTTACACCTAGCGAATCAAAATCATCGTGAAAGCATTGCCAAAACTCTGACCTTGTACCTCGGTAATCCGGAAGAATGGAACAGTGAGCATTGACAAACGCCTTCTTCGCCAATTGTAAAAGATTTTCTTTGATGATCCCCGTACCATAAACCATACAGGTTTCCGGGGGAGTATGTTTGAATTCCTCCAATAACTGTGGATGATTGATAGATGAAAAAACCTTTGTGGGAATATGGCTTATTTTCTTAAAATCATACTGACCAATGAATCGCTTCAGATGTTTTTGGGCATTTGTTGCACATCTTCGCTCGAATCTTAAAGTTTTTCCGGTCGTTGAATCTAAAGTGATCAACTGTTTTATTTTGGAAAGCTCACCACGCACTGACTTCACCAATCGATCCCTCAATGAAGGTTCTCTGGAAGCAACAACGACCATGCGGTCCAGATCCAATCCCTGGCTCAACATACTTACAGCAAGGGCCTTTGCTGCATCAGTATTATTGGTAAGTAGTGTTACTTTCATTCGAACCGTATTGAAAAAATATCAGACTTATGTTTCACCAAATGAAAAGGAACTTCCTTTTGCCCAAGGAAAACCTTTAGTGCATTGGCATTAACTTTTGATGACCTGAAACTAAAGACATGATCACCTAAATCTTCAAGCTCCAGTTTTTCATACCTTATGCCATCTGGATAAAAATGAACTGTGCTTTTAGACTCATCAATCTTGATATGATCTCGAATCACCAGATAATCCAGCATTTGCGAGATTGGACTCACCATTAATTGCTGTTCGTCGAATTTCTTCCTAATGTAAGTAAGTGCTTCTCGTGTTTTATCAGGAATATGAAAAGATTCTTGTAATCTATCAAATGGTCGTTTCCCCAAATGCGTGTAAGTGACCATTGTTCCATTTTGATCAATCAATTGATCGATCACTTTTGAATCTATGATATTTCCGAGCCCATAAATATCCGCATCTTTCCAGGTGCCATATCTTCTAAAGCAGTAGAATGAATTACCATCCGGAAACTTCTCAACAAAGTACTGGCGGTTTTGGGGAATCTTCATTTTCAGGAGAAGTACGAACTTTTCAGGTAATAACCTGAGCAAAATGAATTTGACAACCGCTTTTAATCGCGAAGTAGAAATATCAGAAAAATACTTCCAGGAATTTACCGCTCTATCTTGTCCGACGATTTCAGTCAACTCACCATCCCAGATATAGTGAATCCCAATTTGTTTGATCAAATCAAGCGTATAAGTGTAGATCTTGTATTGATGCCCAGAAAGGTCTTTAGTATATGGTAAAGCACCTTTTTGAGAATTATGTAACAAATTCCCTATGAAATCGGCGTGATCAATCCAAACCTTGGGTGAAACACCGTGTGCCTTCAAAATCTTAATTGCTTCCTCGGCATCCTCCCGGTCAAAACCCTTGCCCCTGCTGTGCATATAGTCTCCCCAGGTGTGAATAATATCATGCCATTGAGAAGTGATTTCCGGATGCTGAAAAAGGTTTACTTGATCGGGCAAATTGGCATTATAGGAACGCACAAAAAGGCTGTTGCTGATTGGAAGGCCGAGTTCTTGCCAAATGAACTTATCCAGCTCCCGCCAGTCCTTTATATTGGTATTATCAGGGTCGTTGGCAATAGTAAACCACGCATTATAGGGAAAGGGATACTTAAGGACCATACTATAGTCTAAAGTTCGGATTAAACTTCTCGAACCAGATTTCCAAACAGTAAAGTAACCATATTCGATGACGGTGATCACCTCTACTCAGAAGATGCTCGCTAGACAATCGATCAATTGCCGATGCGTTCATTAGATTCCGCTGTTTCAGATTTTCCAATCGCCCATGGATGTCTTGCTTTAATGAATTCCGGATCCAATGATCAATCGGAACACTAAATCCTTTTTTGGATTCTGTCATCGCATTTTTTCTTACATACTTCTCAGCAAGCTTTCGAAGTAGGTATTTAGCATTTCCATTGCGATACATCAGCCTGGTATCTATAGAATACGCGATCTCTGCCAAATTGGCGTCCAAAAACGGAGACCTGACCTCCAATGAATTCATCATTGAAGCACGATCGACTTTGACCAGATAATCATTGATCAATCGGGTATCCAGAGAGGTCATCATTAGTTTTTTCGTGAGTCCCTGAACTTCTCGTGTTCTTTCCCATAAACCATCTAAAAGTTCATCAGGAGCTTGTCGAGGAATTTCAGGATTCAGCTCCTTCATCATATGATCATCAAAGCCCATATACCTTGATAATTGACCCGCTGGAGACATTTTCAAGAATGCCTGATAGGAACCAAGATTTTCTCGACGCTGAATTCTTCCAAGTACTTTATCACCTAACACGGCTAATTGACGTAAAGCTGGATGATATCGGGTTGCTAACATTTCTGCATGATATGCCTGCAAATACTGACTATACCCCCCAAATAACTCATCGCCGCCATCTCCCGATAAGGCAACGGTCGCGAAACGCTTGATCTGTCTTGTGATATGATAGCTTGGAATAAGGCTAGAGTCCGCAAATGGCTCACCTACATAGCTAATTATTTGATCCAGTCCCTGGCCGATCTCTTCCCCAGACAATACAATTTCTTCATGATTGGTATCGTATCTTCTGGCTACTAGCCTTGCTTCTTCCCGTTCATCTGCTCCTCCTTCGATTCCTACCGTGTAGGTATTTACTTTCTCGGAAGAGTGACTGGCAAGCATCGATACGACCAAGCCGGAATCTATTCCTCCACTGAGAAAGCAGCCAATAGGCACATCACTGACCATCCGTTTGAGAATAGCATCTTTTAGACCTACTTCAATAGTATTCAGTGCTTCTTGCTCATCAACGATGGTTTCTTTGCTCTTTAGTGACCAGAATTTCTTGAACGTTGATTCGGATTTGTTCAAATCATATCTAAGGTAGGAGCCACCAGAAATTTGTTTGATCTCCTTCCATATTGTTGATGGTTGAGGTACTGATAGCTCCTTGAAATAGTAAGCCAGGGAATACATGTCTATACTGACGTGCCTGAGCTGTTGTAAGGAGCGTATATCAGAAGAGAAGGTAAGTCCATTAGCATCTTCATGATAATACAACGGCTTTTTACCAAATCGATCTCTGGCTAAGAATAATACCTCTTCATGTTTGTCATAAAGAGCAATCGCAAACATCCCATCCAATCGCTCCATCAGTCCTTCAAAACCCCATACCTGAAAACCTGCCAGAATGACTTCCGTGTCCGAATCAGTCCTGAATTCGTATTCAGATAAGTTAAAATGATTTTTTAGTCGCTGAAAATTGTAGATTTCTCCATTGAAAACGATGATGCTTCGATCATCTTCCATCGGTTGATTGGCCTCATCTGACAAGTCGATGATCTTTAGTCTCGTATGTACCAGCCCGACGTTTTTATCATTCCAGTAACCAGTCGAATCAGGTCCTCTTTCTTTCAGAAAAGGTTCAAAGTAAGTTAATTCATCTTTGGTGACGCTACTATGTTTTTTGACGATACCGGCAATACCACACATGGCAGGGTCACTACTTTAAGCCTCTCAAATAATAAGACAATTTGCGCTTCGCTTTTCGGGAAAACGAATCATCAAGAAAAGCCTGCCGGTTCTTATAGGACCTTTCACTTATGTTTTTTCTCATGACGATCAATTGATAATCCGGATCTGTTGAATAGATGCTATAGCTATGCAAATATTCTATTTTGAATGAAGTATGCTTAAGATTACCAAGTAATTCTCCTAATTCAATCGGTTGATCAATGATTTGAAGTGTCTCAGGTTGGTTCTTTCTGATCCACTTTAATGAATCCGGATCAGGAATATGAATAATCAATAAGCCATCTTGTTTCAGCAACAGTTCAAGTTTTGAGAATAATCTGGCATGTTGTTCAATCGGAATATGCTCTAATACATCTGGCATTAGTATGATGTCATACTTCTTCTGAATGTCTAGTTGAACGACATCACCGGCAATCAATTCCTGATTATTGTACTTTGCCAATCGCTGCTTTGCCAGTTCGATGCTTTTTTCACTGATATCAATACCAGTAATCGAGCCGGTGGTTAAATAACGTAGGACAAGCTCCGTCTGAGTTCCAATTCCACAACCGATTTCCAGCACTTGATCACTTCCTTTTAAACCAAAAAACTCAAGCCATCTTTGAATACTTAGATGACGATGATTAATCCCTCTTGAATGTTGAAAGTTGGAATAATCGTCATAAAATTCTGAAACTTCGGTCATGCTTGTAAATCAAATAACATCAATATCGACTGATGATTTCTTGTTCAATTATGCTGGTAAAAGTAGGCCTAAATTCGGCAGTAAGGTGGTTACTATCGCGAAATAGCTCCAGGCTATCAAAATAGGTTTTTTGATAGTCCAAAATCTCAATGTTTTCATAAGGTTTCAATACTGTCATGAGTCTTTCATAATAAGTGTCAGGCGAATAACAGTAGCTTACCTGATGATAGTAAGCCTCAGTAACAGGATACTTCAACAAGACCAACTTGACAGACCTGGAATGAGCTAATTCAATAATTTTAGTGAAATAATACAGCCCTTCGGAACTAAGTTTATCTTCCAGACAATCCTTGTATTCAGACTTGTCCGAAACCTCTACCGTTGCGTTTTCCAAATCTTCGACCAACAGATCAT
This DNA window, taken from Cytophagales bacterium, encodes the following:
- a CDS encoding formyltransferase family protein; translation: MKVTLLTNNTDAAKALAVSMLSQGLDLDRMVVVASREPSLRDRLVKSVRGELSKIKQLITLDSTTGKTLRFERRCATNAQKHLKRFIGQYDFKKISHIPTKVFSSINHPQLLEEFKHTPPETCMVYGTGIIKENLLQLAKKAFVNAHCSILPDYRGTRSEFWQCFHDDFDSLGVTIHLVNSGVDTGELLKQIPLTNVEYFDPDWLRVSNTINIIEEFPKIVKAFIEGKIIPTAQDRATHTRAYRFKDITLEKRLTVYERIRKQRK
- the asnB gene encoding asparagine synthase (glutamine-hydrolyzing); the encoded protein is MCGIAGIVKKHSSVTKDELTYFEPFLKERGPDSTGYWNDKNVGLVHTRLKIIDLSDEANQPMEDDRSIIVFNGEIYNFQRLKNHFNLSEYEFRTDSDTEVILAGFQVWGFEGLMERLDGMFAIALYDKHEEVLFLARDRFGKKPLYYHEDANGLTFSSDIRSLQQLRHVSIDMYSLAYYFKELSVPQPSTIWKEIKQISGGSYLRYDLNKSESTFKKFWSLKSKETIVDEQEALNTIEVGLKDAILKRMVSDVPIGCFLSGGIDSGLVVSMLASHSSEKVNTYTVGIEGGADEREEARLVARRYDTNHEEIVLSGEEIGQGLDQIISYVGEPFADSSLIPSYHITRQIKRFATVALSGDGGDELFGGYSQYLQAYHAEMLATRYHPALRQLAVLGDKVLGRIQRRENLGSYQAFLKMSPAGQLSRYMGFDDHMMKELNPEIPRQAPDELLDGLWERTREVQGLTKKLMMTSLDTRLINDYLVKVDRASMMNSLEVRSPFLDANLAEIAYSIDTRLMYRNGNAKYLLRKLAEKYVRKNAMTESKKGFSVPIDHWIRNSLKQDIHGRLENLKQRNLMNASAIDRLSSEHLLSRGDHRHRIWLLYCLEIWFEKFNPNFRL
- a CDS encoding class I SAM-dependent methyltransferase; this encodes MTEVSEFYDDYSNFQHSRGINHRHLSIQRWLEFFGLKGSDQVLEIGCGIGTQTELVLRYLTTGSITGIDISEKSIELAKQRLAKYNNQELIAGDVVQLDIQKKYDIILMPDVLEHIPIEQHARLFSKLELLLKQDGLLIIHIPDPDSLKWIRKNQPETLQIIDQPIELGELLGNLKHTSFKIEYLHSYSIYSTDPDYQLIVMRKNISERSYKNRQAFLDDSFSRKAKRKLSYYLRGLK